The Fluviispira sanaruensis sequence AAAACAAGTCACACTCTCGCACCCGTTCCTCTTGCGATTTATAATACAGAAATACTTGAGCGAAATATTGAATTGAGAGAAGACTTAGCTAATGGAGGATTATCGAATATTGCTGCTACAGTCCTTGAATTAGCAGGTTTTGAGAGCCCTTCTTTTTATGATCCTTCACTTATTTCATTTTCAGAAAAAAAAAAATAGGATCTCAAAATATTAAAAAAAATTATGGCAAGGAAAATCCCTTTGAACGTTATGCATTAGCAATATCTGCTTTAGAATTTGCTGATACGATTGCAAAATTGCGATCAGAGGATGGTTGTCCATGGGATCGAGAACAAACATTTGCATCATTACAAAAATATATGATTGAAGAAGCTTATGAAGCAGTTGAATCTTCACAAAATATTTTAGAAAATAATAAAGAAAGTATTAATGAATTTTGTTCTGAATTGGGTGATGTTTTACTGCAAATATATTTGAATTCACAAATTGCTCAAGAAAAAAATTATTTTAATATTAGAAATGTTTTTGAAAATATTAATCATAAAATGATATCTCGTCATCCACATGTATTTGAAAAAGGCAATGAAAGTATAACGAACGCAAGTGAGGTTATTGCTCTTTGGGATAAGATAAAAGAATCTGAAAAATCTAAAAATCCGGATGCGAATAAAGATCAAAAAATTTCACTTCTCAAAAAAGCAATTAAGAAAAAATCATTACCAACATTAAATTTTGGTACTGAAATTTCTAAGTCAGCCTGGAAAATTGGTTTTAGTTGGCAAACTATGCAAGAAGTTTTTCAAGATGTTCTTTCTGAAGTTCAGGAACTTGAAGATGAGATTCAAGAAAAAGATTTGAATATCGAAAAAGTTATTGATGAATTAGGTGATGTCATTTATTCTCTCTGTAATCTTGTCAATTTTTTTAAAGAAACAAGAAATGATGCTGTTACTCTAGATTTCGATTTGATTGCTCGTGCATCATTTCAAAAATTTATAAATCGCTTCAATGAAATGGAAAATATTATGCTAGAGAATAAAACGCCACTTGATGAAGAGTCTGCGAAAAAACTGACTCTCGATCAATGGAATGAGCTTTGGAAAAAGGCAAAAAAAAGGCGTTATCGTTAACAAGAACCCTTGCCAAAACCAAGGACTCGTAGCATGTTTATGTCCTGTTGCCTAAGACACTCTTAAAGGAATTTATTATGGTATTAAAAAATTTGTTTGGAAAAAAAGATCAAACACAAAAACCTGTTCAATCCAACGTAAATCCAACTGAAAATCATGACGATGTGTCTTCTTCAGCACAACAAAATCAGCCGAATGAACCTCAAGCGGCTTTGCACCTTGAAAATGCAATGGTTGAAAATGCACGCAATGACACTCCAGAAACAAGAGCTAAAGTGTATCAAGAGCTTTTATTTTCAGATCTCTTATTATCTCTAGCCGATCCAAACCCAAATGAAGCACAAGAGCAGACATCAGCTGATGGTAAGCCAGAAGTCAATGTTGCTATCCTTTCAAATGCACAGGGTATTCAATTTGCAGCCGCTTTTACAAGTGCTGCCGCTGCACGTCGCTGGCGCGCCGAAGGAGGCCAGTATGTTTCCATCCGTGGACAAGATGTATTTAAACTACTTGAGCCAAGTCCTGCTGAAGTGATCGTGGTAAACCCAGGCAGTGCGCCATTTGTCGTATTGAACAAAGTCGATTATCGTCAGTTAGCAATGGGCATCGTCCCTCAATCACAAAAGAGCCCTGTCCAAGTGAATGTTGGAACGGAACAAGAACAGCAACAACAACAAGAAGGTATGCAATTGGCATTTCCTCAAGATGTTTTTACAGATGAGCAAAAGCAACACACTTATCACATCCTTTCGTCAATTGATAAAGTAGAAGCTGCTGCATTGGGAGCGATTCTTCCGCCAAATGCTCCGCAGGATTCGGGTTGGGTGAGAACTGTCTTTTTACGCATTATAGGTGTTGAAGAAACTCAAGAAGCTGTTCAATCTTTTTGTTTAAAAGTACGTGAATCTATGCGAAACAATAATGAGATCTTCCAAGAGACACAATTTGAAGTAGGCGTAATGCCAGATCCAAACTTCTGGCTGGCGATGCATCAAAATAATTTTATTTTGCTGGATAAAAATCCACCCAAAATTCCTGCTCAAGAAGAAACAGTTTCCGTTTGAGTCTGAGTTTAAATAAGGCTTTTATTTATGCAAAATTGTATTATTGAAAATGCTGTTAAACGTGCTGAACATATTTCGAGCGCTGTCAATTGGTATGCACTCGCTATGAAAGAAAACGAAGAATTTAAAAGAAATTTCTTGCAATTAATCGATGAACTTGTTCAGTGTTCAACGATAGAAAAATCAAATAAACAAGTTTTCTTTATAGCAGTAGGAAAATCGGCGCAGGTTGCACAATTGGCCGTTTCTATGCTCGTCAGTGTAGGTGTTTTAGCACGATTTGTTCATCCAACAGAAGCTTTGCACGGAGATCTTGGAGTCGTAGGGCAAAAAGATATTGTCGTTTTGATTTCGAACAATGGCAGAAGCTCAGAACTCTTGCAGCTTATCCCTGGTTTGGAAGATAGAAATGTTAAAATTTTTGCTATGACTTCAAAAGAAGATTCTCCATTAGCTAAATTAGCTCAGTATTTATTGTTAATTCCACCTTTTGAAGAATATTGTCCCCTTGCTCAAGCACCGATAACAAGCACAGTGACTTCGTTGGCTCTCTGTCAATTGTTGGTTGCTGCGACCGTTGAAATGCGCAATTATCCAATAGATGATTACGCACGAAATCATCCTGGTGGGGCGATTGGGAAAAGAATCTTTTTAAAAGCAGATAATCTTATGATTCAAGGGAATGAATTGCCAATAGTTTATCCCTCAGATTCTTTTCAAACTGTGGTTTCAACTTTTACTCAATATTCAAAAGCAGCAGTGCTTGTTTTAGAGCAGCAAAAGTTTTTAGGACTTATTACGGAAAAAGATCTGCGCCAAGCTATGGAAAAATATGGACCAAAGGTTTTTGAATGCAGCGCGCTTGATATTATGAATAAAAATCCAACATCTGTGCGTCCTGGACTTCTTGCTGTAGAGGTATTTCAGCTTATGAATTCTAAACACCCGCCTTTTAACTTACTTCCTGTAATTGACAGTGAAGGCAATGGAGTGGGTCTTGTTCGTCTGCTTGATTTCGTAACGGCTGGTGTTACTTTATAATTGTTTTAGCGCTGTTTGATAGCGATTTTCTCTAAAGTGCTCAATGCAATTGCCCGCATCTTTTCGCTCTGATGATGTTTAGAAATCCATATAACTTCTCTTTTTATTTCTCCTCCCCCTATTCTTTCCATAAGTGGAAATAATCTGAATTGTACCCACGCTTTTTCTTTGCGAAAACTTAAAATCCATTTTTCAACATTATTGCGTGCAATTTTTGCGATTTCATCACCAAATATCTCTCTATAAGATGTTGTAGATGCTCCATAAATAATATTTAAATTAGAAAATTCTTCTTCGTTTAATTTACTTTTTCTTTTTACATTTTCAATTAAATATCTATTCATTAATATAGGAGTCCAGATCCTAAATTTATCTGGATTTTTTAAGTCGACATTTTCATTTTCA is a genomic window containing:
- a CDS encoding SseB family protein, coding for MVLKNLFGKKDQTQKPVQSNVNPTENHDDVSSSAQQNQPNEPQAALHLENAMVENARNDTPETRAKVYQELLFSDLLLSLADPNPNEAQEQTSADGKPEVNVAILSNAQGIQFAAAFTSAAAARRWRAEGGQYVSIRGQDVFKLLEPSPAEVIVVNPGSAPFVVLNKVDYRQLAMGIVPQSQKSPVQVNVGTEQEQQQQQEGMQLAFPQDVFTDEQKQHTYHILSSIDKVEAAALGAILPPNAPQDSGWVRTVFLRIIGVEETQEAVQSFCLKVRESMRNNNEIFQETQFEVGVMPDPNFWLAMHQNNFILLDKNPPKIPAQEETVSV
- a CDS encoding MazG family protein; this translates as MRSEDGCPWDREQTFASLQKYMIEEAYEAVESSQNILENNKESINEFCSELGDVLLQIYLNSQIAQEKNYFNIRNVFENINHKMISRHPHVFEKGNESITNASEVIALWDKIKESEKSKNPDANKDQKISLLKKAIKKKSLPTLNFGTEISKSAWKIGFSWQTMQEVFQDVLSEVQELEDEIQEKDLNIEKVIDELGDVIYSLCNLVNFFKETRNDAVTLDFDLIARASFQKFINRFNEMENIMLENKTPLDEESAKKLTLDQWNELWKKAKKRRYR
- a CDS encoding KpsF/GutQ family sugar-phosphate isomerase codes for the protein MQNCIIENAVKRAEHISSAVNWYALAMKENEEFKRNFLQLIDELVQCSTIEKSNKQVFFIAVGKSAQVAQLAVSMLVSVGVLARFVHPTEALHGDLGVVGQKDIVVLISNNGRSSELLQLIPGLEDRNVKIFAMTSKEDSPLAKLAQYLLLIPPFEEYCPLAQAPITSTVTSLALCQLLVAATVEMRNYPIDDYARNHPGGAIGKRIFLKADNLMIQGNELPIVYPSDSFQTVVSTFTQYSKAAVLVLEQQKFLGLITEKDLRQAMEKYGPKVFECSALDIMNKNPTSVRPGLLAVEVFQLMNSKHPPFNLLPVIDSEGNGVGLVRLLDFVTAGVTL